The genomic DNA CGAGTGGATCGTCAGAGTGGGTGACCATCTATACGCCGCGACTCTCCAACTCGGCCACACCCGCGGCATTGATTTTTGCGTCTGTAAGCCTGCTCTTGCCAGCCAGACGTGCCCTCAACATGATTTGGGctgcaaaaaaagaaaaaaaaattagttagattTAAAGATGAGGAGAAGAAAGAGCGTACCTAGGCTAGATGACAGCTGCATGCGAATCGAGCTCAGTCCGAACACGTATAGGACGCTCTCTAGCAGAAGCTGGTTAATGTGATACGTCTGGCCGGTCAAACTAGAGGCTTCTTTTAGATAGTTCGATCAGTTTCGGTACCTCCCGAGAGACGAAGGTGTCATAACTTCCATCTTCCAGGAGGTTTGGAAGTCAGGCCAAATGGGAAAATAAAGGAAGAAATAGTGTtccctccaatgtttattggaggtcggtattttatcaaagaagactGAGCTCACTCGAGCTTGGAATAAAAAGGTGTCGGGCACGAATAACttaggataataaaagtaatggaagacCCGATGCACTAAAGAAATGCCGTGTAGGCGGAACAATACTACTACCCCGCatagcaacctaaaggagttcggaACCAGTTGGTGTAGGgatatatgaaaatatttacagaCGGCAGAAAATAAAGGATGAACGAGAAATCAAAGACTGACACAAAACTGGTCCTTAATAAAGGAAGGAAGCTGGCAGGAGGTTCGTGTGGCCGGTCATAGGCGGAGGGAATGGCTGTTTGATAATCGTTGGAGGAAATGGTAGGTAGATTTCATCTGGTCTTTCTCATCCCCATTAAATTTAGATGGGGTGGAAGTGCACCCAACTTGGGGATGGGCATAGGAGGTTGCGAAGAATCATCCATCGAAGTCAAGGAAAGCGAGAAGAAGCAAAGCACAGATTCAACAAAAAGAAGCAAGAAGAACCTTACTGAGAAAGGTCATCGACGAAGATGAGGAGAAGCGTTGTAGAGAGTGCTCGAAGACAAAAGCACAAGGCAAGGACGACGACAAGCAAAcaaaggtttataaacctcgtggCCGATCACCCAGAGTCGTCCGATCAAGGGTTGCGCAAAACTAGGATGAAATCTAGCCGTGGAATTTGAAAAGGTGCCTGTCACATCATCAGCGGATATCCGCCTGCCACGTCAAATGTGTGATGGTAGAAGGTAGGACATGTGGCGTCGGAGGAGAACATtaatgagacttaattaaaaggcatggcAGCGTGCTCGGCTATAATGATCAAAGATTTGCATAATTTTTCAGAAATCTAGATAACGTTACCCACTATGAACGGGCACTCGTCTGagaaagcacagagaaatggaAAAATACGCTAAGTACTAGCGTCAACGATCACGATCGGCACAGATATCTTACTATGATATAGCCTAGCGGTTTATCCACAATCAAGCTCAGGAGGAGTTGGGACAGAGAGAAGAATGGCCAGTCAGCGAATTAGATCTCTGAGTTGATAATAGAACTTCGACGCTCAACATATCCGGTCGATGCTTGAGCTCAAGTTAATAAACTAAAGTCGGACAGTGATTAGAAGACATTAGCCGAGCGACATCCGATGCACAGAGAGCGTCCGATCAGAGGAGGTCACCCGATGCAGTGCTCGTCCAAGCAGTCGGACTTGCaaccttcttcgactagacttaaggggaaaatttgtgatgcggtgataaagagGGGCCTGTTAAGTGTGGGTCAAAAGATGGAGATAGCAgccgacgtggaggtcaaagtcaagaaggtCAACGTCAGAGGACCAACGAACTCACCAAAAAGGGGTTGAGCGGAGCTCTACTGCATTGGTCGACCAAGAGTAAAGCTTCGGACCGGCAAAGCACTAGTCCAAGCAGAGCGCCCGTACATCCAAGATCATGAGGTGCTCATCACGGAGCAGAGGACCGTTGGGACAACCGGAACGTTAGTCCGATCGGGCGAAAACAATCAACTATACCCAGCCACGACAAGGAAGAACAGCAAAGGCCGACCGATCGGCAGTGTGCCAGCCGATCAGTCACCTCACTAGGTCGAACAACGGGATCATTGGAGTATCTctcaatatccttttgggagatagtgtcgctAACACGCGACATGGTCAACAGGCGAATcatacgatggaagcttccactgtcttgtcaaggatatgcatgccctgttaaggtatggtgtcagaggtacttCCTGACATACCATTTCATAAGACAAATTAGAGAGCGTGCCCCCGACCAATTGGAGAACGTGCCCACGCCTAGAGGAGGGTGCATGTCGCCCACCATggtactatataaaggggggtccatacACCGAtggaggtacgcgttattcactattcacacCTGTGTCTACTGTTACTCTGTCTTTTTCCTCTTTCCGTGACTTGAGCATTAGAGTGTCAATGTCGAGGATCCTTTCCTTGGCTCGGCATTGACGTTTCTTGTGTTGCAAAGCGAAGAGGAGTCTATATCTAGTTAACGCAATAGTCACATCCCCCGCTTGTCATCTCCATAATTTTTGGATAGGATCCTCAGCAAAATCGAGAAAAAAAATCCTCCCTACATTAATCAACTAtaactttctaatttatctaCTCATTAATGATTGTGAGGTCCATCATATAAGACCAAGATAACAGATTCCATCTTTTGGCTAACGTATATTGCTGTAGTATTTCAAGCAATCGCAGAAGAAatgaagttagaaaaaaaaactgTATGTTTAATCAATTTGAAAGGCAATATTTATTTAGTTCTCTACGAACTGGTGTAATTTTAGTTCCTTGTCTTTGTCAGGTATTTAAATTGGATAATAATTCGGAATATATAGTTTGGTGGTTTAAAAAATTATGactcttaattttaatttcaaaaaatgaTTACGATTGATAATTGCCGATTACTGATATTTCCATattggtttaattttttttaattgtattttaaaatatttaaaactatataaatgcggaaaaataaaaatttaaaaacaaatatGAACTTATTTAAATTATCTATCTATCAGTATAAAAGAATTGAAAACATATTATTAGTAAGTTATTTTGGTATTAAAGTATTTACCTGTCCtttaacattattattattattattattattattattattagaactTCTAAAAAAATGGAGAaccaattatttattttttatttaatattaatattattatattttagtgTCATCATATGTCAATTTTATATGTTTGATGATatttttactatatatatatataaatacattatattaaataaatttattattaaataaaaagataaaataagaTTAACATGAGAATTAAAtaagattaataaatttaaaataaattgacttTAATAAAAGTATAAAATAATCATACATCAAAGACGAATTTATTAAGATCTCCTCATCCCTAGACCTAGCCGACAGATCTAACCGGGTCTTGCTCTCCTCATCCCTAGCGCAGCTCCCTTGTGAACGGTCTACCTTCCACAATATATAACAAGAGGAAAAAGAGTTGGCAAACAATAAAAGGAAATTAACCAGAATAATTAAGCCGCAGACTCACAAACCTAACACAATGTATATATAACACCATCAATTTCACTTTATTTACAAAAAAGGGCTGAGAAGTAGTGCAACTGAAGAACACAGAGTCCATAAATGCACtacaatttacatataattgtTTTTCTAATATAAACATAATCAAATCATTTACACATTGTTCAACAGTCTACGatacaatacaatacaaacaACATCAGTTAATCAAATTAACCTACGAAATTGTAATCTTGCCTCAACTAATTAGCAATTAATTTTCCGGACTGTTAACCGAAGACGACGATGTCGAATCACTGGAATAATCCACCGAAGACGACGATGTCGAATCACTGGAATAATCCACCGAAGACGTCCAGAAAACAACTTGGCGCCGGCAGGGACGGCTCTCCACCTCTCCCTCCGACGGACTCATCCTCTTCCGACCGGACATGTTGCAGGACTCTCTGTCCTCGCACGGCTGAGAAGGAACCTCTGCTTCCGCCTGCCATTACAGATGTTAGACAAAGaagcataaaattaattaattcgatTTTTTATCGATGTCATAATTTATAAATACCTCAGACTTATCGATCACCGACCACTTCGCGTGAATCCATTGTTTTCTCTGCCGGAGCTTGGACGGGCGAACTCGGATCTGCGTCGCCGAGTTCCAGCGCCAAACGTCGACGACCCTACGGCGATCATCCACGTCGACGACCTTCGCCGGCCACCACGCGTGGTCCTCGAACAATTCGGCCGGGTCGCCGGCTTTCCACCGGAAGCGGCCGACGAAGGGAGGAGGGCACGGGCGGATGCAGTCCCTCGACACGCACTGCACCGGAACCTCGGGGTCGTCCAGGCGAACGATGAACTGCTGGGAATTGAATGAGAGGAGATCGCCGCAGCGCCATGAATACGGAGGTGTGCGGCTGTCGTCGGCGTTTCGCCGCATCACCTCCACTCTGCTCCCCTTGGCCAACCTGGTCGCCATTTCGCCGCCGATGGAGGGATTGAAGCCTGATTGTGGAACAAGTTTCGGTCGTTCATTCTTTgaggtatatatatatgtatatagttTTAATTAACCTACATTTTCTTAACAGATTAATCCAACTGCGCGTCGCGCTAAATTTCAAAGATTGCCGCCATTTTTGTTATCACGGTAAAAtcacctttgaaaattattcatctGATTAAATGTTATTCTTTAAGGTAGGAtccattataataatttattattaaagTTTTTGAGTACCGCCTTTCATTATACTATTATACGAGTTTATATAACACATTTTTATCgggtatatatattatatatatatataatatcagtgtttttttttttctatttttttttagttttttgaatttaaaaaattcaacatttccttatttaaaatttaatatatggatatatcccctaaacacattataatactcaataaatatttaaattaattttattttaattttttttaaaccaaacactataacctaattagaaagcctaaaccctataggtaaaatctaaaaaaaaaatagctttaacattatacccaaagcctgaaccctataaataaaatcgtaaagaaattttttaatttaaaaaataaaaaaaaataaaaataaataaataaaacactgATATTGTGTGCTACGCGCACAGTCGTGCACAGTatcaatactatatatatatatatatatataatccatgTGCATGTTAGCTAATATTAATGAATGATAACCATTGATTTATATTCTTGATTCAATAAATTACTACTGTTAATTTAGGTGACGTTTGTtttatgggtttgggaatgaattcatttttaaatcttgtatttggttgatgggaatgaaatcaagattttTGAATAGAActcaaaaatttgggtatggatgaaactcaccgaCTCTCTTGAGTTTTGATGGACAAAAATatccttaatatatttatttattttttttaatttcacatactctctctttgttctctctcattatattttctctctccttattttatcatcacactttctctctcaatatactttctctctcatcacatattcTCTATATTCTGTTtcatcatacactctctctcctcattttctctctcttcattctcttccatcacactttctctcccattacacactttctccttattttctcatcatactttctctctcctcaatctctcttaacaTACtcactctcctcattttctctcatcactctctctctttattttctctaatcacactttctctctccccagtctctcattttctctcatcacactttctctctctttattttttcccatcactctttctctctcaatccACTTTCTCTttgatcatactttctctctcctcgctttttcattttctctcataatactttttctctctttattttttccattactctttctctctcatcatactttctctctcctcaatatctcattttctctcatcacaccttctctctcttcattttttctcatcattctttctctctcaacccactttctctctcctcactctttcattttctctcttaattttttcccatcactctttctctctcatcatactttttctcttctcaatctcttctatcatgcactctctccttattttctctcatcatactttctctctcttcattttctccctacacactttctctctcatcatatgtttttgCACATtcaattttctctctcatctatttttttctcttattttcctgtaaggataaaaaaagaaaatttaggttcattccgattgaaaatatttaactaaccaaacatcatttttaagaatgatacctaaactcatatgcattcccattccataatactatgatactgaTTCTTATATATTCCGATTCCTAAAAGAGAATCAAACACCCCCATATTATCATTCCcactttttatcatatttttaccATTCTAACatgtatatattaaaaattaatgcaCTTATTTATTTTGACTATCATAGTATTTAGTTGTTTGAAAATATGATAACGTCCATTTTAAATGGTTCAATATTGTCGATTCCCAATTAAATACAGGTAAATAATTTATGAGGAATATTTTTATCTTAACATAATGTCTTTATCATTCTATATTGTAGTAAGATTTTGCGTAATTTTTTTATTCCTGTATAGGGTTAAGTTAGTTAGTATGgggtaaaattattattattatagagtAAGGATTTGAATCTCGACTAATGTGGTAATACAAAAGGGTCCACTAAGTGTGAGTCAAAGGATAGAGATAGTAACCAACGTGGAGGTCATAGTCAAGGAGGTCAATGTTAGAGAACCAATGGGCTCACCAAAAAGGAGTCGACCGGGGCTCTACTTCATGGCCGATCAGGCGTAAAGCTTCGGATCGGTAAAGTGGTGGTCCAAGTAGAACGTCCGTACGTCCAAGATTTTGAGGCGCTCGTCGCGGAGCAGAGGATCGTTGGGACGACCGTAACGTTAGTCCGGTCGGGCGATAACAAGCAACTATATCCAGACACCACAAGAAAGAATAACAGAGGTCGAACGATCGGCGGAGTCCCAGCTGATCGGTCACCCCGCTAGGTTGAAAAGTGGAATCATTGGAGTATCTCTCAATATCCTTTTAGGAAATAGCACCGCTAACACACGACATGATCAATCGGCGAATTGTACGACAAAAGTTTTTACTGTaatgtcagggatatgcatgtctGTTAAAGTATGATGTCAGATGCACTTTATTGGCAAGTCCTTTCATAGGATAAATTGGACAACGTGCCCCCAACCAATTGAAGAACGCGCCCACACCACGAGGAGCGTGCGCATCGCTAACGAGGGcactatatatattatataatccATGTGCATTTAACtaatattaattaatgataaCCATTTATTTATATTCTCGATTCAATAAATTACGGAGTGaagtattttcctacatgatatttgctcaacagttttgaaTCGTTTACATATGGAGATGTTAGAGAGAGACATTCCAATAattttgtgcaatttggaaaggatatttccaccctctttttttgattccatggaacattttttggttcacttgccatatgaggccaaagATGGAGGACCTGTCCATTTTCCATGGATGTATCAATTTGAAAGgtagaatttatttttttctatactTTGACTCTTTGAATGGAAAAAATGATTAATTCTggattatatattaatatttaatataatttgttatattaccaacagattcttatatcatttgaagaaaaaaaatgaaaaataaagcacgagttgaagcctctattgttaatgcatacattgtggaaataataacttttgcatcatattattttgaaaaaagtgaaaaataaagcacgagttgaagcctctatAGTAAATGCATACAGACGccgtcaaatttgatcccgtttggaagttgagtcggacagaggctgGTTGCGCTGTCCttggtgttgacggaaagtcgttgagATGACTAGTTGACCTGGTACCTCCTGGAAAGGTTCCCACGGGTGGATGACAGGGGGTGATGACAGGGATGACGAGGCGAgggctctgcacacactcagacaagccgccctcacgttagagaccacgaactaaggaaaaagtccccgggtcaggccctccgacgctcaagtcaggtactttttctccagaaTCACAGTGAAATGACGAAAAGTAAACGACGAGTGCGaaaagacgagtgagcgtacctgcgtaagggaaaaagcttccctttttatatgacagtgggTACTTTTGGAAtctgacgagtgtcagggaatgtcggatgtcaggatttgtctagcggtgaatgacacgtggcgTCCTCCCATAGGTCTAGGAGGGGATAAGCGGGCAATGAACCCCAGACCGTTAGTATATTTCCTGACAGgcggtgattattctctgacaagttgttacgattctctggcttgattaTCATATAGTGTGTGTCCGCCTCGGTCTGTTAACCCTGACCTGGGTCTTTGTACCTGCAACTCTTGACTTGTGGGCCCAGACTTACATTCCCTAGCGCATTCCCTGGCTTGTGTTTGTCGCTCTGAAGATCCAGATCTGTACGTCCAACCCTCTATTTGCCCTTCGGTAGATCCTGGTAGATCTAGCTCTGCACTTACCGCCCTTCCAGTCGAGGCCTTCGCTTATCGTTTCTTAAGTCTCGTTTCGTATGTACGACCCTGTTCTGTAAACCTCGGTCCTGTCTTGACTTGTACACCTGGATCCGTGTGTAAGCCTTAGTCCGCTTACCTTGAACTATCAGCCTTAATCCTCCTGTCTTGACATGTACAccttgtgttggtgcggttagcactgacgatcgaacccaggttttgatgaatgacaaaataggttaagttaattttgctgttgatctaacactctgaccgagtgtgcaggagaagtctagacaggtcgacgggttgaccggatgtctgacacgaagcctagctaggtcgacgggccgaccagatagctagcacgaagtccaaacgggtcgacagactgaccgaacgtttgacacgaagtccagctaggtcgacgggctgatcggatagctggcacgaagtccagacgggtcgaagggctgaccagacgtctgacaggtaagtggaggaaagtcattggaggggagtgactgtgaggacgcgttcccgggaagggaacttaggcgccgatccgacttagaaccatctcggaactctaagtcgagatcttgactagattccggtctcggagagacggaatctaattattgTTTTTCTTATCTATAAAATTGTCCTAAAAATCTGTGTTGCAGAGtataattgcctcggactaaagtttttcttgcaggaaggagtctgctggaaacttgggtccgggcgcccgggaggtacccaagCGCCTAGAGGTCCGGGCGCTagggaggtacccgggcgcctGGAGGCAAATTTTATTCTCTTCGCGCCGTTGCcatgtggagcatcctggttgggtcGACTACGTCATGGTCGAGGCACCCTGAAGGTTCCAAGCGCCCCCGAGCCACCTATATAAGGaaggtcaaaggcggagctcctACAACAACTCTGATTTCGatctctggtgctcctgcgacgctgtaaaaagctctccgacaaagttCTAGTTCGCTCTTTCTTTACTAATTGTCGGCttttatttttcctaattaattctagcatttctgtacttaattcttttgtaatcattactcgaattaattagtgattgtccatcgaaagcacccttgtgtgcgggccttggagtaggagtcgacacaagatctgaaccaagtaaatcgaactgTGTCAGCATTGTTCTTTTCGCTTATTccttttccgctgcttaactctttGCGAAAGTTTTTCAATATTCACCCCTCCTCcatcgaacgatcacgatccaatACCTTGATCCGTATATACTGACCTGTACGTCTTAGTCCATATATCCTGACCTATACGTCTTAGTCCTCCTGTTCTGACCTGTACATCTTGACCcgtatatcctgacctgtacgtcttGATCCGTGTCTCTTGTTCTGTCTGTCCTATCCTGTGAGTCCTGACCTGCAAGCCTTAGGTTGCCTATTCTAACATGTACATCTGAGTtcgtatatcccgacctgtacgtcctgACCTGTATATCTTAGTCcgtatatcctgacctgtacgtcttGATCTGTGTCTCCTGTTCTGCCTGTCCTATCCTGTGAGTCCTGACCTGCACGCCTTGATCcgtatatcctgacctgtacatATGAGTtcgtatatcccgacctgtacgccctgACCTGTATGTCTTACCTTCTGAGTTCCCAATTGACATGCAGGCCTAAGCCCTGAACGCCACTTATGCCCAACCTGGACCGTCTTGGAATCTGGAcctttgaccaccacgtaggccAGACTTTTGACTACCACGTAGGCTGGACCTCTGACCATTACGTAGGCTTAACTTCTGACCGTCAcgtgagcttgacttctgaccaccccATGGGCTTGACCTCCTACCACGTTAACTATCCGACCCcactatcatgcaccgtatcacccgaggtacttacaatctttttttttttttatttgtatcaatccaagttaaagttaggataAAATAAACATagaatttatttgaaaaaaatacatTGACAATTAAGACATGAATTTTACAATTAAGTActgctaaaatattttaaattaattagtttcCCCTTAACCTCTAAATTTTCTTCctctttaatcacataaaaaattaggggtaaatataaaaaaaattctgaattttGTCTAAGGGTGAGTCTACAATGTCCAACTTTTATGGATTTCAAACAGGAACatagactttttttttttgcaatagaTTAATCACAAATCACAGTAGGCGAGATATTTCTATTATTACTACTACTCTCTCTCTATATAAAAAGTACTCTATGGACTTGTCCGTACTACAGTGAATTGAGGCGCCTGATTTGATCTAAgtgtcttaattttttttttcattttttaaaaattaacatttacttaaattttaaattttaaatatatatattatacacTGTGatcacttaaaattttttaattttaaattcttttagcTTGAACACTATAATACAACTCTTAAATCCTACagataaaatctaattaatcaaaataataaaaaaaataaaaactactaTCACACATCCTCAATATATATCTCGTAAgcagctattttttttttaaatttttttaaatttaaacctaACTCCTAAATATAAAATCTAATTGACTTAATCTCGAcgctaaaattttttttaaaaaaactactgatgaacatatatatatatatatatatatatatatatatatatatatatatatatatatatatatatatatatatattctttaaatTGAAGTTCACCCTTTTCCAATAATAAACAAATCTAGGAATTTATTGTAATTATTTGAGTAATTTATCAATTCACCcacttaattttaagaaaatcttACTTTAATATTCACTAAAGGCAcacttaatttataaaattctgcTCCGTTCATTACAATCTCAAACCAAATAATTGgcattttttaaaagttaataagTGTCGTTATTTGATAAATTAGATAATATGTAGTGGAAATCGCAAACTCTACTTtttgaagaaattttatttatttatttatttactgcAATTGGTGGAGCAGCTCTCTCCCAGGAACAAAGGGCAGTCACAGAGAGGGGTGAAGGATGGCGGCAGGGTTGGAGTCGTTGGGCGGGTTCGTGCTCGAGAGCATCCTCTTCAAGCTCGACGCCAAgcacgccgccgccgccgcctgtgTCAGCACTAGGCTACGCTCCGCCGCTTCCGATGACGCCCTCTGGCGTCACTTCTGCGCCCGCGACTTTGCCCTCTACGATCGACCCCTCGATCCCGACGGAGCTCTTTGCCCCTCCTTCAAGGTGGAGTCTTCTCCCTCTTTTCGATCTTTATAAACAATATCAAGGCTTCCGATCGAGGCAGAGAACGTGGCAAATCCCTTCTTTAGCGTCTGGGAGTGTATTTAAGCTTGAAAATTCCCAACTTTAGGGCGTAATCCGTGTGGGTAAAGATGATTGATTGGCATGGTATGGATTTTTGGATGCCAGATTAACATTTGGGTCTAAGATTTTAAAGTGAAATGAAGGATTATACCTCTTGGTAAGTCATATTCGGGAGatgtttatacctttgaagtTCTTTGTTGCGGCATCCTTTGGACATCTGAATGGACGACAACAACACACCAAGACAGTTCAACTGAAATTCTTTTTTCATATAGATTTTGTGAATCTAAACTCCTGATGGCTGATGGCATGGCCTCTTACTCTAGGAGGCGGCAAAAGAATTTTGGGAGCAAGTTAATAGAGAATAATAAAACCATTGTTGTGAACAGGCAAATGAATTTAACAAGAGAATATATAATCTGCTAAATTTGGAGAAAGGTTTATGGGATTTTTATACTAACATTCACAATTCTTTAAGATGgtcattttttcttttttcttttttcttttcctttttttttaaagttggaTCTGGTGTGCTAGCACACCAGTATTAAtataagatttttaaatgattacaTAAGCAGAACCTAGAATGACCGTGAAGTTAATTGTTTGAGAGGAGTTACAGCCAAATATTGATTGGTCAAATCTAGCCGAAAAAGAGGGAAAAGAAAATTTGAAGAGCCCCATGTGAAAGTTAAAGATTTGATATCCTCTTTAACTTCTCATTAGGTTGGCATTCTGGGTCTTTTCCCCCCATTGGGTGCTTGGTTCAGCAACCATGGCAACTGAAGCAAGCAGATGAAGGAGTATCTAAGAGATTACTGATGCACACCCATTCTCTCCTTGCCACCCAACAAA from Zingiber officinale cultivar Zhangliang chromosome 4A, Zo_v1.1, whole genome shotgun sequence includes the following:
- the LOC121972997 gene encoding uncharacterized protein LOC121972997, with translation MATRLAKGSRVEVMRRNADDSRTPPYSWRCGDLLSFNSQQFIVRLDDPEVPVQCVSRDCIRPCPPPFVGRFRWKAGDPAELFEDHAWWPAKVVDVDDRRRVVDVWRWNSATQIRVRPSKLRQRKQWIHAKWSVIDKSEAEAEVPSQPCEDRESCNMSGRKRMSPSEGEVESRPCRRQVVFWTSSVDYSSDSTSSSSVDYSSDSTSSSSVNSPEN